One Dunckerocampus dactyliophorus isolate RoL2022-P2 chromosome 6, RoL_Ddac_1.1, whole genome shotgun sequence genomic window, gaggagtggtcgagcatacgtcgtggtggagttggaggacatattggaaaaaaaaggacaaatcgtcgtcgttagactcttctaaaagaggtagtgttctgtgggtggtgtagaattaagcaggcctattaactcttcataaactttaatcacatgctctgtccgggttgtatcatacaactacaacttagccttcctctctccctctgttggccccattagcagtgtcacagtgccctctactggtcaagcatgtagcagtataaatatggagttacagtacagtataggcaaaatacatgaaaaaacagaccagttggcttgtgttcgtatctctgaaAGTTCGCAtatcggatgttcgtaagttggggacttagtgtatacagTTTAGTAGCAACTGCAAATTACAAAACAGTAATGCAGCTAAATATTGTCCTTTTTCACTGAGTATAAaggcatcatgtctttggctAAATAATGACATTGCAGCAGTCACTTCGTGCCATCGTTTACGTTTCGTGTCATAAGGAAGGCCATGAGCAaaagtgttttgtatttttgactggGTAAGTGCTCGCTAGCTAACTTCGTCTCACACTTAATGACAACTATGTGTTTAAGCTTGAGATGGCAGAGCAAATTTGCCACGTTCCTACCTTTGTCCTCAGAGTTGCTTTGCAAACATTGCATATTATGGTCTCGTGTGCTCTATCAAAACCAAAACCCTTCCATACTACAGCGGTATCTCCCCGTCTTTGCTTCTCCTccgccttcagccatgctcaaATAGGGTGCGCTGTGGCGTGCAGTCACAGGAAGTACAAAACTATCATAAtggtcattttcttatcattgaaAGAATTTATACCAGTATATAAAAATTTTCGCCAAACACTATTTAGAATTAATAGGTTTGAAGCCCAACAACACAACCTCCATTAGAATCTGATGAGAATCCTGCAAGATGTCCAATGAGGAAGCAAAACTCTCACCTGGACAGGACTCTGACCGGGTCTCTGTGCATAATAACGATGTCAGAGTCAGAGGGTTGAGGAGGGTCATTCTGGAACTCAGCAGGCAGGTAGAACCCGGTGAGAACGTCCTTAGCGAAAGTCTTCCCGTCTTCCATCATGTGGATCGTGCTGACCACTGGCACCGTCATTCCAAGATGGCGACCTGCCGGAGCACACATTTCTCGGaccaggctgtgtgtgtgtgtgagagagagagaaagagagtcGGGTGAAGCCTGACCTGCTGAGTTCTCCTTGCAGATGAAGCGCATGAGCTTCATGAAGCTCATGGAGATGCTCTGCTCGTAAAGCTCCTCCCCCCGCGTCACACACGCCCACTTTCCAGCAGGGTACACTCTCTCCTCATACATCACCTCCCCCATCTACACATACACATGTGCACAATGTTTCTCCTGCTCCATCAATGTGGAGCAATAATTCATTGAATGGAACTGATCGTGTGACCTTCTCCTGACAGGAAATGGCCACAAAGGGGACGGgctccctctgctggttgttgcGTGTCATTTCCTGTATGGGTCCCATCATTTCTATAAAAGACAAATGTCAATCAGATGACCACACCTCGGAGCGCCACTGGCCCTGCCCTCTCACCTGTAGGCACTGACACCTGGTGTGTGCTGGCCACTGCCTGCCAGTGACTCAGCAGTCTGTCTGAGTCGTCTTCACCCATTGGCTCTGGgttgtcagtgatgttactgtcctgttcctcctcctccagtccCTCAAGGTCTTCCAAAGAGATCATTGCTGcctttgacctttgacctgtCCAGAcagcatttgttttaaaagttctTCCTGTCTTTGACCGCAGTCTAGCTACCTATGGTCCTAGTTCTGCTCCAGTACGACTACtaccattattattgttatcattgaATCGGCCGAATGGCGTCACTCGTACAAAACAGTGTTTCAGTCCAGCTGCTGGTTCCCGCATCTCCAACCGAGTCTGGGCTTACCTGACTGCCGGAAAGCAACCGAACTACAGCATGAAGTGGACCTATGCTAGCTTTAGCTGTGTTAGCATGTAGCTCAGTCTCCGCGCTTAGCACGGTTAGCAAACTTAGCGTGAAATTACTACATTAGTAATGCTAGCACAGTTAGCAGTACGGACACGGGGGGGAAAAAGTAGTGTAAGTTTACCTGATCGTATTCGCGCGCGCTCGCCAGGTGAGTGTGAAGCCTGCTAACACAGCTGTCAATCACGATGTCATCCACTTACTTCTTTcgagctgcttcttcttcttctggttTAATGGCGGCTTGCAACCATGACTTCAAAGGTACacaccgccacctactgtaccggagtatgCAACATGGGCCATGtaacttattttatattaattcagataatgaaaaaaatgtagattctattatataatcctgtgcCCTTCAAATACTCTATCACCGCTCTCTGTGTGTATCTTTAACCCCCTTCTCCAACTGTTCCTAaaataccctcaatgctccattccttTCCTATAATTTCAATCCTTTCCCTTAGCTTTGCACATTCTTCCCTATATTTCTTGCAATGCAACAATATGTTTCACATTCTCTGTAGTTTTACACTTCACACATACTTCCCATTTACATTTACCTCccaaaaacattgttttattaacCCAGTGTGATCGAAACGTAGCCTAGTGTTTCCTCTTTTCAGTTTTTcctcttcaccccttgtgcaTTGATAGATTTTTTGTATACTGTAATATTTCCTTCCGCTGCTATCCCCGTCCTATCTGCTTTGCCATTAatccttcatttgttttttgataatTGCCTTGACTTCACCTTCACCAGCAGGTACATTTCTAATATCTGTTATTCTCATTGCTCTTTCAGCAACTCTCCCTCGTTCCCTTCCACCCTAgccaaatttttatttttaacatacaCCGTTGAAATAGACTTTGTTGTATTTGCGATAATACATCCTCTCGgcttgattccatatttttaatactatagAGGGTTACCATAGAGTCCACACAACATACCTCGCTATCTGGTTTTATTTCCTCTGTCCATTGTAGACCGATGATAACTGCCATTATTACTGCTGTATAAAATGAAAGCTGATCTGGTAATTTAACTAATTGATGGTGGGCCAACATAGACCCCAATCCCAACCCTTCCCTTCTTCActttttgatccatctgtataaATATCCAAATACTGTAACTGTGATATTTGTTTCTTATATATTGAGTTGTTTTGGGTCCTTTTCCACTATCTTCCCACTTACTTTTTAACTCTATGATATCTAAATCTACCTCTGTTTTTGGAAacattgtttgtttggtttggtttagtttatttgaacatgaaggttacaatggaatacacctcatgaatcattctttgacagttccacatgtccaaaaggagtaggaagaagcaaagcttatttgtgGGTGTAGAAGTGTTAAAATATACTTtatttactttgtatttttctgatTTATCTTTGATTATCCATCTAAaactattatttttaaattaattatactcccaacattccTGAATCACACTCTTGGCCAGGTTTCCATGACTACATCCCCTTAGTCCACTCCAGCATGTCAGCATGAGTTTCTTTTCCCAGGTCAGATGGCATGTCTCCAAActcaacctgcattgctttTATCAGTGTTGATCTAGTTGCAAATCCTAAATGCTTTATGAATTAAATGCTTCATTCTATTTTAATTAATGCGTTTTAGCTGCAgcactgttttgttgtttgatccttttgttttgtttttgcaggaaGCAGCTGATCGGCCCCATCCTTTTGGAGCCTATAAATAGGTGCAGTTGTGCTctgcactctctctctctctctctctctctctctccgccCCGCCCTCCCCTCCACCTTTTTTATACCGGTTCTTGTTTATACCGGTGTGACCGGCTGTCCTATTTTGGGTTTGGTTTTGTTTCGGGATttggttgtcttttttttttttcttgttaatggTAGCAATGAGGTGACAGGACGACAGCCCTGTATAGGGTTGACCTGTTCACCTCACCTTTTGTCTGTTGGGCCGTCGCATCAGGACTTTTTCTTTGGGCATNNNNNNNNNNNNNNNNNNNNTTAAGAAGCACAGTTTAAACTGCAAACTATCAGTTACGTGGAGGAACTGGAATTGAGTAGCTGCAAGAGAATTCAAGATCAACGAAACGgggccatctatccatctgagcaaggactaccgtggcgcagcaactccaactgcagtaaaaaaaattttgccaacaacacatccagcccaaccacatcaccaacatggacgacgtgctgCTCACTTTCAACAtcccggtgaaccacactgtagagaagcgatacacacaacggggcacgagaagtcggcttttactgttgtgtttGGTTGCCAtagtaatggacagaaactgccaccTATGGTGattttttaagaggaagacgctgccGAAAGAAATGTTTCCAGCCGCGGTCATCGTTAAGACCAATCAAAAGGGCTGGAtggacgaggagaaaatggctgagtgacatGTACGTAAAAcaccagatgttttttttccacgtgTCACCGTCCCTGTTCATCTGTGACTCCATGCGCGCCCATCTCACAGCCtctcattccgggaggcttgacgaaggaactccaaccgctggacatcggtgtaaacacgacgtttaaagtgaagttgcgagcgacAGATGGCGAACACAGCCTTACTAAGACCGAGACGCAGCGCTGGacgagttacgccacaattttgtggATACTTGGCCAACTGTGTCTGCTTGCACTGTTGttggagctttcacaaaagccggTATCGTTTCTGAGGAGctgcacggcaacgagactgactctgacaatgacgagagggaacctggcgtgtttgatggagaacttgcccagctgttcatttttttttttttttttttttttttttttaacccctgtcctgtccagcctttaaagcagatagaattgtagacctaaatgccgtcaagtgctcaacagatttactctgccagagagaagtgtgatatacacttcctgATGCTTGTAATAATGCTTgtaataaagcaaatttggagcgaccggaccggagcaggaggggacagagaagaagagaaaaggaaacgggggggggggggggggggggggggggggggggggggaagagagacaagagacaaggacaacagcagcaacaacaacaattgtgacagaacaacagaaacatacagaacgacatcagcaaataaatgtccgtgacaactataaagacgaacaaggataaaggacaaatcaatatcaacaatcacaatgacaaatctgtcaatgacaatcagacataatagcagtcatgaaatgatgaactatgacagtgatcacaatgacaatactgcattgaaacagtcgcacacaatagtagtcatgaaatgatgaactatgacagtgatcacaatgacaatactgcattgaaacagtcgcacacaatagcagtcatgaaatgatgaattatgatagtgatcaccatgataataccgcattgaaacagtcacacataactgtagtaatgaaatgattatccatgatagtgaatagaatgataattactgtaatgcacatcattgtaaaaaaaaaaaaaatacatatacacacatatatatatatatatatatatacatacatacatatatacatacacatacataccgcatatatatacatatatatatatagtcatactgctgatatcaccgtcgctgtaataaaaccaacaacataataacaccctggttaactcagtgagtaatgtggggaagtacgtatgtactgtgagtgtgcatatgtacaggtatctctgtatgtgaggaagacttcatatatatataaaggtgcaggaatgtgtgggcgtgtaattgtcactgagaatgcatgaaaggaaaggggccgccttccacctcccagagagccccgccccaaatagcaaggccgggccccggccgccagaaggccaccaggcccataggggcaggcagcacaaagatcagcgccccaagagccagcccagagagccccccccccgggaagaccagcaaggggccgaagagaggtaatcccagccaaggacacggcgccagcgggccggaggactgccaacccccgagaccagcgagagatcacaccccacaaaggcagacgggtaccgggggccacaaaccggcaggcccagagacgccaccacaaccggaaagaagcccgcccgcgccggaagcgccaattcccgcccaccgccacccccacccccagggagcggagcccggcccgccccgggccaacccccgcccgacccccgacacagggccgccccgccaagggatgcaggaggcacaccctccacccacccggcggaggcacgggcggcagagatgtatcgcccagcacctgaccccacggagcaaacccctgtatgcccccctcccccctccaaaataaataactaaactaaataaataaataaaagtacacacacacacgcacccacacactcctacgcacccacacacacgcacatacacactcctacgcacatacacacccctacgcgcacgctcatacacactcttacttactcaagcgcgcacacacacacacacacacacacacacacagtggtcgactgcccgacacccggaagccccaccctatcccccgttggtaacccaag contains:
- the soul4 gene encoding heme-binding protein soul4 isoform X2, whose protein sequence is MISLEDLEGLEEEEQDSNITDNPEPMGEDDSDRLLSHWQAVASTHQVSVPTEMMGPIQEMTRNNQQREPVPFVAISCQEKMGEVMYEERVYPAGKWACVTRGEELYEQSISMSFMKLMRFICKENSAGRHLGMTVPVVSTIHMMEDGKTFAKDVLTGFYLPAEFQNDPPQPSDSDIVIMHRDPVRVLSRKITFLIMYYIIFMIVFFFILV
- the soul4 gene encoding heme-binding protein soul4 isoform X1 encodes the protein MISLEDLEGLEEEEQDSNITDNPEPMGEDDSDRLLSHWQAVASTHQVSVPTEMMGPIQEMTRNNQQREPVPFVAISCQEKMGEVMYEERVYPAGKWACVTRGEELYEQSISMSFMKLMRFICKENSAGRHLGMTVPVVSTIHMMEDGKTFAKDVLTGFYLPAEFQNDPPQPSDSDIVIMHRDPVRVLSRTFFGTTTEETVTRQIELLWEMVGLSEDVMSDYYMVAVYENPSVSRRRNEIWFIRRNP